TTGTATACCTGCTGCCTTTGAGGGCTCCAAGCCTGAATGTACCACCTATATGCTGCTCCCACTTAAGTCACAACTGTCCCCCTGCACCCAGATTTTCCCCACTTGGTGCCCTTACTGCTTTTATTCTTTTCACGTCCACATTTGCATGGCCTGGCAGGACATCATTCACGGAGACTCTTTTGCCCTTTCTCAGCGGATCAGTAGATTAACAGTGGAAATAGCTGGGGTGGGAAAAGGGCTCAATCCTTGGCCCCTTTTAAATCAAGAACCTCTTTACTCCAGCGAACTTTTGTCCTGAGCTGGTGTGCAGCTCTGCTTACGTTCAAAGCATGGTGGCTATGGTTAAAGAGGCCAAAAATGAACTACTTGGTACTTAAAGCCCCCCACATATGACACTTGAAAAGAGATGTAACTCTCTCCTTAAttatttaatgtaaacatttattaaCACTGTTACATGTTGGTAACCCTTAGAAGTTGACAATCAAAGAAGAATGTTCAGATTGTAGCAGGGAGTTTTGCCCCCAGAGGACATTGGGCAATAGCTGATGACATTTCTGGCTGTCACAACGGAGAGAGGAGTGTTACTGGCATTTAATACTTAGAGGCCAGAGATGTTAAATATCATGCAGTGCATCGGAGAGTCCCCTCAACAAAAGAATTATTGATCCCAAATGTCAGTCTTGTCCAGGCTGAGAAATCTTGATTTAGGTAAAAATGCCAGTACATTAGCTACTGTTTAACTCTGACATAATTTTTTAGCAAACAGGGATAGGAATCTCAAAGATTTACAAAGCTGGCAATGAGAACAATGGACTAGGAGCctgatgtgcttttttttttttttaagtaattttttccattgatttgggagagaggaagggagaagagggaaagagaaacagcaacttgttccactcagttgttgcacttagttgtgcactcactggttgcttctcgtatgtgccctgaccgggaattgaacctaccACCTTGGCGCACCAAGACAACACTCAGTCCACTGAGCGACCTGGCCAGAGCCTATGCCTTTCCTACTGGGATTAAAATGGATAGAAAGGTAGGAAATTTTATAgcataaaagaaatatttgtccTTTGTAACATTGGGTAATTTCAGGATATTCAAAACCATGTTTGATTTACCCAAAGCCACTGCTAATTTTCATTgcctcagttctttttcttttgcagttCTGAATCAGCCAGGGGCCCCCAAAACCCAGATCTTTATGAATGGTGCCTGCTCCCCATCTTTGTTGCCTGCCCTGCCAGCCccagtgcccttccccctcccagtcGTTCCGGACTATAGGTGAGCAGATCTTGAGACACACCTTCTTCATTCCTTGTAGGCTGTGCTTTTTCTTGATGTCTAAAATTAGCTGTTCACAGAAATAAATGAGTGTAGAGGTAGCTTGCTTTCATTTTAAGGTGGAACTTCACTATTATGCattcctatttatttttgtccagaATGGAAGTCACTTTGAATATAAGGATTATAAAAGCACATATAACTTAAATATATGTTATGTGTACATCTGTATATATGTATGAGTGTAtgtaaaaaaaagcagaaagcagaaaattttaaatttcttgggATACCACTTAGAGATCACCAGTTAAACCCTTAAGGTCTTCCACTCTATAAacatgtgtgcgtgcacgtgcatATACACGTGCTCACAGAATAGACAACATGCCCGTGAACGTAGGTCTGTGTTGTGATGGTTGTGTAGTAGTCAGTTGTACGGGTGTGCCATTGTATCAACCCCTATTGTGGAATATCTAGGATCGTTTTACTTGTTGCGTTTGGCTGTAAACCTTTGTTGTATTTGTAAACCACTGGTATTTGTTCCTATTGTTCAGCTCCTCCACGTACCTCTTCCGGCTGATGGCAGTTGTTGTCCACCATGGAGACATGCACTCTGGACACTTTGTGACTTACCGACGGTCCCCACCTTCAGCCAAGAACCCTCTCTCAACCAGCAATCAGTGGCTGTGGATTTCTGATGACACTGTCCGCAAGGCCAGCCTGCAGGAGGTCCTGTCCTCCAGCGCATACCTGCTGTTCTACGAGCGTGTTCTTTCCAAGATGCAGCACCAGACCCGGGAGTACAGGTCTGAAGAATGACTGTGCCCGGCCCCAAGCCAGACCTGAGCGTACGATCCATACTGTCCTGCACACAGTCAgaccgtgtgtgtgtgcaagCAGCCCCACTGGAGTCCTTCAGCCTTCTTGTGTGTTCTAAGAGTGGGCTCCACCAGGGAGCCAGTGGCCCCGATTCAAACCTAATCAGGCTCCCTAGACAGCTCTGCTAGTGTGCACTGGAAGGTGTCGTCATGTTAGGAAAGCATTCGTTATGTCTAGAGCATCTTTTTACTCACCTGATACAGGTAATTAAAAGAAATCAGACTCTAAAATAAGCCACCTTTTTTATATTCTGATATGCTAGGTGTTCTCAGAGGGGAATTAACTTTGTCAAATCCTCTGATGTTTCAGCatagagcttttattttttaataagcagGCCCATATAAAAATTGTTGAcaagaattagtgaaattattaaaggcaacaatttaaaagaaaaagtgcctTTCTTTTCCAATTGCTTTTGTAGCACGTCCCTTCTAGAAGACGTACATTCTCTAAGAGTCCTAGAAACACTTTCTGAAAAGCTCTCTTCCAGGTTTCTCAATGGATAGCAACAGAAGTTACAAGATGCCTAACGAACACCTGCCTTCCctttttgtatgtctttttctaaTCTTTCAATTCTTTATATATAGAGTAAAAGCTCACCTGCCAAATCTGCCCCTCAGGAAGAGTCTCTAACTACTTCATTAGTTCCACGTGAACTGCTCACTGGTTGCTTTTATCTTTTGAATACGGACTGAGAGATGTGATGATGTCATCAACCCATGTGGACAGCCAGAACTGAGCAGTTTGTGCACAGCACCTGCGACTCCTGTATTCTATAGACAACCCTTTCTTATACAAAGATCCACTTTGGACGgttattctcatttatttattgttcatgTAGAGCTCTTAAGGGGGCCAGGGCTGTGTATGAACACAGCGTTGATCTGAGAGCATGTGTCAGAAGGAAGGGCACTGACCGCAGGGCTGCagtctctctggacctcagtttcctcatttgtaaagtgaagGGTTAGGTTTGATGACCATTCAAGGCTAGGCTTTTCCCCAAAAaggttaaattactttttaaacctAGAACTACAGCAGACACCTAGTAGTATCATTTtgttatacactgctcacagaaattaggggattggggaacgtgcagatactccagtactttaatCCTTTTgcatagtgtattttcaccaatgaaatgtttgttttgcatcacatttgcataatcaaactttctttgatttttgcttttctgatgttcttgtttaataaagaaaatcaaatatttctttatcacttcatattcattttgaaatatccctaattattgtgagcagtgtagatctGTATTCTAAATGTACTTGCTTCCAGTAGCCTAATACAAAAAGACTACAGTGAGCACTCTCTTCCCTCTTCAGGTAAGTCTCATGAATGCAGCCCAGGGCCCAAGGCATTGTGATAATACAGGAGTATCTATGTTTTAgctaaatttttgtattttattttttaaaaaaaggtaccaAATTCATATGGACTCTGTATTCAGACCTACCCAAGAGGCCACTCAAGGTAAAGTTGAGAACCATGTTTCCCCTGGTGGGGCGAGCTGTGGACACTTCTAGACAATGTCTTGGGGTCAGCTAAATGTGCAAGAGGCCCAGGTGACCGCCATTCCACCAGGCCCAGCACGCGCCACGAGGACTCATGAACTCTTGCTAACTACAGACATACTGTGAAGGTTCTCAAGACCCTGAACAGCAGGGCGAGAGGGGCCGCTAGAGGCATCTGATCCATTCACTGCTGCTCCCTTCCGGTTCCGTCACAGACCCGGGCTTTAACATGGAAACGAGTGCACCCGCGTGGCCCAAGTCTGGTAGAATAAACCCAACTGCGTGACCATAACCTGCACTGCCTAGTTGTAGCTCTGAGTACCTGCTGTTCTGCCACTGCTCGCTCTTTGTTTGACATCTACCTTTGAAGAAGGATGACAGGCCCTGAAGGGGCTAACCCTCTGAACGTGCTGTAAACAGACTGCTGGTCAGAGGCCAGGGTCTGAGCCATGGTTGTAAATGTGAATGATGCCTGTGCAAGGTCTCTTAACCAGACTTAAAGCCAAGTTCCTCATTCTGTAAATTATTAGGCATTAAATAGCAGCCAaataatctttttcattttaagttattTACAAAATAGCTGCTTTTTGCAAAAAGCCTAAGTTAAAAGTAGTAGTTTATGCCATAACTGATTTATGTACTTGCTAAAGGTACCTTTTGTATCTGCTGTGTATTATAGCAATAAAAGAATcattttattaggaaaaaaatcaaggGGTATTCTTTCATAATTTACTGAGTTGATGTAAGCATCCTTTCTGAACTCTGCACTGTTATGTAATATcaaaccttttctttctctgttggtAAAGGAAATGCCTGATTCCTCTTCGAgtggaaaggagaaaacagaagtaCTAACTGAAAAATATGTTTACTTTCTGGTAGGCAGTATTTTACGAAAGGTCAGATTGACCCGTGGAGCCAGAACCTTCTTGCGGACGGGGAGACTGTGATACCAGTGCGCATTGGTCGGGTGGTTCATCATCAGTAAACTTCCGTGGGCCAGCTGAAGCCTGACCACCTCCACCTTCCGGGAGGGGTTTTTCCCTCGAGAATCTTTATGCCGGAAGAAGAAGTCCCTACAGGCCCCAAAGGAGACGGAGGCGATGGGGCTCCCAGGAGCCAGTTCTCTTTCATCATCTCGGTGTTCCCCGATGTGATCACAGCCATCTTTATACCTGCAACGAGAGAGCATGCGCAGTTCACAGAGCGGCCTTCTGCAGTGCACCACCACTGCAGCATCCTCATCTTCCCACGGTGTGACACGTTGCCCCCTGCAGGCCGGGTGCTGCAAGGCTGGAGAACCCGACTTGCGTCTACAGGCGAGCCAAGCCTGGCGTTGTTATCCAGTCCCGGTTGGTCAGGTGCTTTAAAACTCAACAACCAGTAGAAGCCAAAAACCTATCTCCTGGTTCTGGTTCACCTCTGTAACCTCTCATGAAAAGGCCTCTACCGGCACCTAGAATAAAATTCATACTCCTTGCACAGTCCGGATCTTGCCCACCTCAGCTCATCCCACACCCCTTTCCCTCGTTCACTGCTTTCCAGCTATTTCAATGGGATTTTCACTCCAAGACAGTCCGAGATACCTCTGCTCTTCCTCCCACAGGCTGTGCAGGGCATGCTCTCTCTCCATTTAGTTAACAGCGCCTGTGTGAGCCCTCCTCTAACTGCCATCCCTAAATTGAGTTGTCACCCAGTGCAGTACTGCCCCACTCTGGGGAATGTCTGGAGACATTGTGGTTGCTATTGACTGGGGAGAGGTTGCTACTGATACCTAGTGGGGAGaagggccagggatgctgctcagcctcctacagtgcacaggacagcccccaccaCAGAATTACCAGATCCAAAACGTCACTAGTGCTGCTGTAGAGAAACCCTTCCCTAAACCCAGATCCCTTCCTCCCGGCCATTCTTGATCAGGTCAGCAAACACATATCCACGTCTAAAATTATCTTCTTTGTTCATCAGTGAGTCACTTCTTACTTCCCACTGCGGGCGAGCTCCATGAGGACTGACTGTCCACGCCACTCCACTACCGCAGCCCTGGTTCACTAAAGGGTTATTTGTTGTGAAATGGATAAAATGTGGTGGAATCCTAAACTCTTCCTTTTGGAAGAGGCAGAAGATTGATAAAATTCAGTGCAATggtctaaaaaaatttaaataaaaaaataagtaggggtcctggccggttggctcagtggtagagcgtcggcttggcgtgcaggagtcccgggttcgattcccggccagggcacacagcagaagcgcccatctgcttctccacccctccccctctccttcctctctctctctctctctctctcttcccctccagcagccaaggctccattggagcaaaagttggcccaggtgcttagaatggctccatgacctccgcctcaggtgctagaatggctctggttgcagcagagcaatgccccagatggacagagcgtcgccccctggtggacgtgcagggtggatccaggtcaggtgcatgcgggagtctgactgccttcccgtttccaacttcagaaaaatacaaataaataaataaataagtagggtGTCACCTGTTAACAAGCACAAAGTTGAAGGTCTGTCCAGTCACCAAAGAAACACGATCCCGGACTCGCTCCAGTACTGGGATCCAAGGCTTCGGAGACAGAGTAAGGCCTGAAAACGTGTAGGCCAGGCCAGGGTCGCCATACGTTGCCTGCTTCCTTGGCACGCTGTGCCACTTCCCAAACACCTGCACCTTGGCCAGTGCACCTGTGCAGATTAAACATAGGAGCTCAGAAAACCAGGCAGGTGAAAGAGAAGTAAAATAGGAGTGACTTTTAATAACCTGACCAAGGACCCCTCCTCAGAAGTCACTGTGGCTTGCCCCAAAGTTTCATGTAGGAACAGTGATTCTTGTCCTAcgtccaatttttttaaaaaacaccgtAACTTAATTGCCTTAACTACATACAGTAGGAACAGAATGAAGAGGTTGAAAGGGGAGTAAGATAAAGTTAGGTGATTTTGCCCACTGTAGGGACTAAAGGTATAGGGCCCTATGGGGTTAACACAGCTTTGCAGTACTGTAGTTCTCAGTGTGTGGTCCCCAGAAGAAGCATCAGCATGACCTGAACATTCAAGCaccagaccagtggttctcaaactttttgaagtaagggcgcatttaaaatcctacaaataactaactgtaggcacactatatacaaatttctgagaaatatgttataataattcagtcaaatattaaaaaaataaagtccaagcgtgcttttatggtaaacaaaataaatacaaaattaaatttattctgacattaaaaaacatttttatgttactttttttagttatgttttatagaattcataaaaaagaggggttagccctggccggttggctcagcggtagagcgtcggcctagcgtgtggaagacccgggttcgattcccggccagggcacacaggagaagcgcacatttgcttctccacccctccgccgcgctttcctctctgtctcttcccctcccacagccaaggctccattg
The DNA window shown above is from Saccopteryx bilineata isolate mSacBil1 chromosome 2, mSacBil1_pri_phased_curated, whole genome shotgun sequence and carries:
- the ALKBH2 gene encoding DNA oxidative demethylase ALKBH2 isoform X2, coding for MDRFLVKRVPGGILGKREQEQTEGPAELGENEESSKKRPRREPPGSGVNLATPSWRCIRADGLDCGYTVLFGKAEADEIFRELEQEVEYFTGALAKVQVFGKWHSVPRKQATYGDPGLAYTFSGLTLSPKPWIPVLERVRDRVSLVTGQTFNFVLVNRYKDGCDHIGEHRDDERELAPGSPIASVSFGACRDFFFRHKDSRGKNPSRKVEVVRLQLAHGSLLMMNHPTNAHWYHSLPVRKKVLAPRVNLTFRKILPTRK
- the ALKBH2 gene encoding DNA oxidative demethylase ALKBH2 isoform X1 — translated: MLLMDRFLVKRVPGGILGKREQEQTEGPAELGENEESSKKRPRREPPGSGVNLATPSWRCIRADGLDCGYTVLFGKAEADEIFRELEQEVEYFTGALAKVQVFGKWHSVPRKQATYGDPGLAYTFSGLTLSPKPWIPVLERVRDRVSLVTGQTFNFVLVNRYKDGCDHIGEHRDDERELAPGSPIASVSFGACRDFFFRHKDSRGKNPSRKVEVVRLQLAHGSLLMMNHPTNAHWYHSLPVRKKVLAPRVNLTFRKILPTRK